The Rugosibacter aromaticivorans region ACAGCCCGGCAGTGCGCGCCACTTTGGGTAACCGCTCGGGGCCAATAACGATGAGCGCTACCACGGCGATCACCAGCAGTTCAGAAAACCCAATATCAAACACGAAGAATCAACGCCACAGAAGTGCGGTAGCGCGCGTCTGCTTTCGCCACCACGCCATTAAAAATCACAACTTGGATTGCTCGCGATGCGACTCAACATCAATCGTTTGCCCGGTCACCTGCGCGGGTGGCGCGGTCGATGCGTTATGCGTAGTCGGTGCATCCGACGCGCCTTCTTTCATGCCCTCTTTAAACCCTTTGACTGCTCCACCAAGGTCAGAACCTATGTTGCGCAATTTCTTCGTGCCAAATATCAGCATGA contains the following coding sequences:
- the tatA gene encoding Sec-independent protein translocase subunit TatA, which codes for MGSLSIWHWLIVLVIVMLIFGTKKLRNIGSDLGGAVKGFKEGMKEGASDAPTTHNASTAPPAQVTGQTIDVESHREQSKL